The genomic interval CAACATGGCGGGCGCGCGATCTCTCTGGCGTGCTACCGGTATGAAAGATGAAGACTTTCAAAAACCCATCATCGCGGTGGTGAACTCTTTTACCCAGTTTGTACCCGGCCACGTGCATCTGAAAGACCTTGGGCAACTGGTTGCCGGCGAAATTGAAAAAGCTGGCGGAGTAGCCAAAGAGTTCAACACCATTGCCGTGGACGACGGTATTGCCATGGGGCACGACGGCATGCTCTACAGTTTGCCGAGCCGCGATATTATTGCCGATTCTGTTGAGTACATGGTGAACGCGCACACTGCCGATGCCATGGTCTGCATCAGCAATTGTGACAAAATCACTCCGGGGATGTTAATGGCGGCCATGCGGCTGAACATTCCCTGCGTATTTGTTTCCGGTGGGCCGATGGAAGCGGGTAAAACCAAGCTGGCCGACCACAAGCTCGACCTGATCGATGCCATGGTGATGGCCGCTGACAGCAGTGTTGATGATGACACTCTGGCCGCGGTTGAGCGTTCTGCCTGCCCTACCTGCGGTTCCTGTTCCGGTATGTTTACCGCCAACTCCATGAACTGTCTGACAGAAGCGATTGGTTTGTCATTGCCGGGTAACGGCACCACTGTGGCCACTCACTCAGACCGTAAACGACTGTTTGAAGAAGCCGGACGTTTGATTGTTGAAATCACCCGTCGTTACTACGAAGAAGAAGACGTGTCGGTATTACCTCGCTCCATCGCGACGGTACCGGCATTCAAAAATGCTATGACCCTGGATATCGCCATGGGTGGCTCAACCAATACCATTCTGCACTTGCTGGCTGTTGCTCAGGAGGCTGAAGTCGATTTCAACATGTTCCATATGGACGAGTTGTCACGTCAGGTTCCGCAACTCTGTAAGGTGGCACCCAATACCCAGAAATATCACATTGAAGATGTCCATCGAGCCGGCGGCATTTTCGGTATTCTCGGTGAGTTGGATCGTGCTGCTCTGCTGGATACCTCGGTCAGCACCGTTCACAGCAGAACTATGAAAGAAGCGCTGTCCAAGTGGGATATCATGCAATCGGAGGCTGCGGATGTGGCTGAGTTCTATCGTGCGGGTCCAGCCGGTATTCCGACTCAGGTGGCATTCAGCCAGAGTACCCGCTGGTCCAGTCTGGACGCCGATCGTGCAACGGGGTGTATTCGCTCGCTAGCGAATGCTTACTCCAAAGAAGGTGGTCTGGCAGTACTGCGCGGCAACATCGCGTTGGATGGTTGTGTGGTTAAAACAGCTGGAGTGGATGACAGCATCCTCGTATTTGAAGGCCCGGCACGGATTTTCGAAAGTCAGGAAGATGCCGTCGCCGGCATTCTTGATGATCAGGTACAAGCCGGTGAAGTCGTGATCATTCGCTATGAAGGACCACGTGGCGGACCAGGTATGCAGGAAATGCTCTATCCGACCAGCTACCTGAAATCCAAAGGGTTGGGTAAGGCCTGTGCGCTGCTGACTGATGGGCGTTTCTCTGGCGGTACTTCCGGTCTTTCTATTGGGCACGTATCACCGGAAGCCGCAGCGGGCGGTGCCATTGGCCTGGTACAGGATGGGGATCGTATCAAGATTGATATCCCTAATCGTACTATCAATGTGTTGCTCAGTGATGATGAGCTACAGCAGCGCCGTGCAGCCATGACGGTCTGGAAACCTGCCAAAGAACGTCCTCGCAAAGTATCGGCGGCATTAAAGGCCTACGCCAAACTGGCAACCAGTGCTGACAAAGGTGCCGTTCGCGACCTGTCACAATTGGATTAATGGTTATTGACCTCATAAAAACCGGCTTCATGCCGGTTTTCACATTTCTGGATTGCTATTCTTATGACACCTGAACGATTTGGCGAACGATTGCTTGCCTGGTGGGATGAGCATGGTCGCAAGGATCTTCCCTGGCAGCTCAACAAATCCCCTTACCGGGTCTGGGTATCGGAAATCATGCTGCAGCAGACCCAGGTCAAAACCGTGATTCCATTTTATCAACGGTTTATGGCCCGTTTTCCCACCGTTCAGGCGCTGGCGGAGGCACCGGAAGATGAGGTTATGCATCACTGGACCGGCCTGGGTTATTACGCCCGTGCTCGTAACCTGCATAAGGCTGCCAAGATAGTAAGTACTGACTATCAAGGTGACTTCCCTGGCACGGTTGAGGCATTGCAGGCACTACCGGGTATCGGCCGCTCCACCGCTGGTGCCATCGCTGCTTTTACCATGGGCCAGAGCAGCGCCATTATGGACGGCAACGTCAAGCGGGTGCTGTGTCGTTTTCTCGGTATTCGGGAATGGCCAGGAGCCAGCCATATGCAGGCCCGGCTGTGGGAGCTGGCAGAGCGTTACACACCCAAACAGCGTACTGGCGATTACAACCAGGCAATGATGGACCTTGGTGCAACATTGTGCACACGCAGTAAACCTTCCTGTCTCTTATGTCCCTTCAATGACAGCTGTATTGCACGGCTGGAGGACCTGACCAAATCCATTCCGGCTTCCAAGCCCAAAACCGACAAACCGGTCAAATCCACCGTCATGCTCATGCTGCAACAGCAGGATGGTCGGGTATATCTGGAAAAGCGCCCGGCCAATGGTATCTGGGGAGGCCTCTACAGCTTCAAAGAATTTGAAGATCTTGACGCCGCCCAGACCTGGCTTGACCTTAAAGGATACCGCTACCAACTGGAGCCATGGGCGTGCTTCAGGCATACTTTCAGCCATTATCACCTGGACATCCAGCCGGTACTGGCGAGGCTTGAAAATGACGTGACCGAAGTCTCTGAAGCGGAATCAGTCTGGTTGCAGGTGGTACTGAACGACATTGAAATAGGACTGGCCGCACCGGTCAAAAAACTACTCGCTCAAATAGAGAAAACCCAATGACCCGAACCGTGTTTTGCCAAAAGTACCAACAAGAACTCCCTGGACTGGAAAAACCACCTTTCCCCGGACCGGCTGGGCAGAAACTGTTCGAGACGGTATCGCAACAGGCATGGGAAGAATGGCAGGCCCATCAGACCCGCCTAATCAACGAAAAACACCTGAACATGATGGATATGCAGGCCCGAAAATACATCCAGCAGCAGATGCAAAAATTCCTCAGCGGCGAAGAATATGACCAGGCAGAAGGCTATATTCCTGAGGAAAAAAAATAATTATATAAAAATCAGTAGCTTACTCTTGACTCGGAGAAGCAAAATCCGTTTAATACGCCTCCGTCGCAACGACATGCCCAGATAGCTCAGTCGGTAGAGCAGAGGACTGAAAATCCTCGTGTCGGTGGTTCGATTCCGCCTCTGGGCACCACTCAAATTCCTAGAAAAGCCCGCTTAATCAAAAGATTAGCGGGCTTTTTTATTGTTTCCTCTTTTTATTCTGTTGGCCAGATATTCCCTGGCGGTAACTTTGTGATAGTCAGGTTTAAGGCTTTGGTTATCCCTATCCCGTATACACATTACCGTACTAACCTGCTAGTACGACCAACAACATCAACAATAAATAAACAAAGTCTTTCGCTAAATATTGAGTGATTGTGGGCCATGAATCAGTAACCATATCGCGTTGCTCACAGTTATCTTTTACTCAATTGCTCCCCATGTCGTTGTGTTCACGCGTCGTTCGGAAGTGTTTGAATAATAGAATAACCCGGGGTGGAGTTTTCAAAGTTACTCCGGTTTTGATTGAGTCTGAAAAATGATTTGCCGGGACAATAACTCAAATCTTAGAGTTCATTTCATCCTTCAAGGTTTTTGAGTAACACTGGGTAGCATGAACGTTGACAAGTACTCTTTATTACTAAAAAGATAATAAAAAACTAGATCCATAAATGTGCTCAACATCAGCACGAGGAAAAAACAATGGGCAGAGTCACCGGAATTGGCGGTATCTTTATCAAAGCGCAAGATCCTGTAATGTTACGAGATTGGTATAAACAGCATTTGGGGGTTGATGTTCAGGCTTGGGGTGGAACATCGTTTCGCTGGGAGGATAGTTCTGGTAATCCAACATCAGAGACAACCGCTTGGATGACTGGCGATTTTACACAGAGCAGTGCGTCGTTCAATGTCAACTATCGAGTATCTGATTTGCAAGCGCTATTGGCTGCGCTCAGGTAGGACGAGTGTAATGTCCTGGGAAAGATGGAGGAGTCTGAATATGGAAAGTTTGGTTGGGTGAGGGATCCAGAAGGAAATAAGGTTGAACTCTGGGAGCCGCCCGTCGGCGAGTAGGGCCATACTATCTGATCAGGTGAGGTGGGTAACAATAGACAGCAGTGCTGTTGTTAATATGTAGCGTCGATAGCCAGACGTAGAAACATAGCAGCTATAAGAAAAAAAGCATATTTGATCCGTTTGCAAATACAAACAGATATCTCCAATCAATACCATAGAAAGACCAGTGAGATAATTTGTAATTTGAGCGCTTAGGTTCTATCGGATTCATTTCGGTTGTATTGCTGGCGTAAACATATGGCCTGGGTGTAACCAATCTGAAAGGTATTGTAATTGTCCTTTGTTCATATGTTTAGTCTCTTTATGCTCACCCTTTATCACGCGATTTTTAAAACCGGATATTATTTTCGTAGGCTGTGTTTGGGCTGGTTTGCCAAATGAAAGACAAGACTGATACTGTACTTCGGTTGTTTCAAAATCTGCTTTTAATGGTAAGGGGATGCAATGGAAACAGTACTTATTACAGGGGTTGGTCGAGGCATTGGTTATAAACTTGCAGAGGATTTTTTGCGTCTTGGATATAACGTTATTGGTACAGTCAGAGACGATGCGTCCAGGCAGCGGGTCTCAGATCGTGCTGCGGGGCTGGGTGCAGAAATCGAGCTTCATATTCTGGAAATAACAGACAGTCATTCGGTTGATAAATTTACTTCTGCTTTAACTGGCCGATGCATAGATATTCTGATTAACAGTGCCGGTATTATCGGGGGTGATCATCAGACCCATGAGGATTTGAATTTTGATGATTGGGAAAGAACTTTTCAGGTGAATACTGTAGCACCGATGAGAATTGCACTGGCGTTACTGCCAAATCTGAGCCTGAGTAAGAACGCAAAAATTGTTTCAATTTCCAGCAAGATGGGTGCACTGTCAGGAAAGAGCGCTGGTGCGATTGCCTATAGAAGTTCCAAGGCTGCACTCAATAAATCCATGCAATGTTTGGCGATCGAGCTTAAACCGAAAAATATCGGCGTCTATCTTGTGCATCCTGGGTGGGTAAGAACTGACATGGGCGGAGAAAGCGCGGATATCAGTGTTGAGGAGTCATCGGCAGGATTGATCAAAGTGATAACGGCGTTTTCAATGCAGCACACTGGTCGATTCTGGCAGTATGATGGTCAGGAGCTGGATTGGTAAATCCGAACCAGTGGAAATGCCAGGCTATCTTCTTTTTTGTGTTCGTCATTGGACGTGTAAAGCAGATCTTGCGGATCCAATTTGGCTATCGTTTGTTAATATCCGGCAAAGTTGACGAGTTTCCCGAATCTGAGTGGGGTTGTATAAAACTAATATAAACCCGCCTGCGCTAAGCGCGAAATGTATTTTGGGAGTCACCTTTTTGTCTCAGTTTTTTTGCTGAGGTCTGAAAGAGTGGATATGTTCCATGCTTCGCATGTGTAGAAGCCAACTAACGAGTCTGTAAATGCAGATAAGAATGATCAGAGTATAAATAGCGTGTTGGTATTTGAAAAAACCTGGAAATCCCTGCGTTACCATACCAACAGAAGATGTTCTCAAATTACTCTGTCTGCATGGCATAGATAACTGGCTTCAGTCATCGAGTACTTTAACAACTATGCTACCTGAAGATAGCTGCTGAAGATCTGCATTAAAAGACTGCTGTCGGTTACCTTCAAGGTGCATGCGTAATGTGACTTCGTGGCTATATTCCAGTTCGTGAATACAGCCGTCGTAGTCGTCTATCAGGCGGCGAATGATGGATTCAAGTGCAAATGGCAGAGTCAGTTGTAGTTGTATCAAGGGGCGTCGTTCTGTGAAGTCGGCCAGGTCAACGGCTTGGGAAACAGCTGACGAGTATGCCCTGACCAGCCCGCCGGCACCGAGTTTTATGCCACCAAAGTACCGCACGACAATGGCCATCGTGTCTCCGCAGCCGCGTTGGGTGAGAACATGAAGGATGGGCTTGCCTGCGGTGCCCGATGGTTCTCCGTCATCATTGAATGCCTGGGTTTTGGGTTGATTTGGGTCACCAAACAGGTAAGCCCAGCAGTAGTGACAGGCATCGGGATAGGTGTGTTTGAGAGCGTTCAGATGTGAGAAGGCTGTTTCACGTGTCTGTGCTGGATAAAGAAAACCCAGAAACCTGCTCTTTTTCTCTTCGAACTCAATCGATACTGCTGAAGATAGTACTTTATAGTATGGGTCAGTCATAGCCAGATAGGTTGAAACGTAAGTCGCCAATTATAGCGGTTGGGGTCGCCAATGCTATTACATGGAAAAACGTACAGTATCTGTGAGGCTTTGAGCTGAATTGTTGGTAGTGAAATAGGTGTCCGCTGAAGAAATTTACATGACTTATTTGTAGTCGCAAATGAACTGCTTTGAATAGTGGCTATTTTGGAGGCAAAGCCGTCGATTTAGGTTGAGAAAAAGAATGGTTGGTTTTTTTGATGCCTCATGAAAATATATTCACCATAAATCCTACTAAAGAAGGATAGAGCAAAACTGTTGGCACAGCTGACAATCACTCCTGAGTCTTTCTGTGAGAAATGAGGTGGGAGTCGGGCTGATTCCATGGCCAAACAGACGGTCAAAATAAGAGTGTCTGTGAGGGTGGACGGTTGTTCTCTGAGCCTGTTGATGTCCTCTGTATCAGGAAGTGTTTTGCTTAGTATGCAATTTTGCTGTATCCAAAATCTCTTCCTTACAGGCGAAACCTGATCATTACAGGCAATGCACAGCACAGCGGCCAAGCTGAAGTTATTTGTGTTCTGGCACTTGGAAAATTATCTGTAGGTGTAAATACAGATATGGCTGATGGTTGTGCAGGTGTCTGTGTCCGCTCTTTGTTCAAGGTAAACCGTATCAGCTCAAAATGCTGATGTCTGATTGTTCTCTTCGTATTCCTAAACCCGGAGAGCTGTCTGTTTACCCTTAGCTACATTATCTAAATGAGCAGAACTAACTCAATACTGGTTCTATAATGAATAAAATCTACAGTTACAGTATGAAGGGCTCGTATGATGATATCGCCAGATACATCCCGGTAATTGATTGTTGATCAGGGTGTGTCTGGAGTTTAACAGCCAGGTAGATTCTGATGCATGGAGCCGACAGTATCTTGATCATCGCAGCAGTATCCGTGTATCAAGGTGACAGGAGTAATCATTTTCAGAATTTAGTGGAATTGACTCGAACAACGATAGGCTGCTGCCAATGTGGTTAACAGAAAATGTAGACAGGATGTTTCAGATGAATCTGAAAGGGCGATGGAAATTCGCTTTATTTACGGTCGGATACATCGTTTCCTGCCTGATTTTTATTCTGTACCTGTATTGGCAGGCGAAAACGATTATTGATGAAAACATCAACAACAAGTTATATCACGGCGCGTTGATGGCCACTGCTGCCCTTGGTAATGACTATCATGATCACCTGACCAGCAAATCCTCCAAAACCGAAAATGAAGACTGGATTGCAATCCGGACCTTGTCAGATTATGCCAAGCGACTGGGGTTGAGCTTTATATATACGGTCATTAAAAAGAATGATCAGATTATTCTGGTTTCTTCCAGTGCATCTCAGGAAGAACTGCAGAATGGCACTTATGTCCGCTTCTTTGACCCCTACCCGGATGCCAGCGCGGAACTCATTAATACCTTTGATACACAGAAAATTACCTGGGTGGAATATTCTGACCACTGGGGGGATTTCCGCGCAGTGTTTGTACCTATGAGATCCCGTGATGGTACGCCCTATGTTGCGGGTGCTGAAGTATCATTAAAAGAGTATCAGCAGTCTCTGCGTTCCGAGGCGCTTGGGCTGGTCGGGTTTGCGGTATTTTTATTCGTCGCTTTCGGTGTTCTGGTGTCGTTATATCTGCATCGAATCCATAACCTTTATCGTTTGCGTCTTAATGCAGTGGAGCTGGAAAAAGCCCGTGATAAGGCTGAGGCGGAAAATCATGCCAAGAGTGAGTTTGTAGCAATCATGAGTCATGAAATTCGCACGCCACTCAACGGTATTGTTGGAGCTTCGGAGTTACTGGAGCATTCCACGCTCGATCATAAACAGCGGGAATATCTTGGAATCGTTCAGGCATGTACTCAGTCTCTGGTGATGATTGTCAGTGACGTACTGGATCTGGCAAAAATTGAATCCGGGAAGCTGGAACTGGATTTTTCCACATTCGCATTGCGACCGATGATTCAGACGACGCTCGATATCATTCGCCCCCAGGTCAAACAACCTGAAGTTCGTCTGATTTGCAGAATCGATGAGGATGTACCGGAGTTTATTCACGCGGATGAAAAGCACCTGCGTCAGGTTCTGACTAACCTGCTGGGAAATGCTGCCAAATTTACTGAAATCGGGGAAGTGGCTTTGAAAGTCAGTACTCACCAGGAGGTGGAGCAGCAGATTGAACTGCTGTTTGAGGTGCAGGATACCGGTATTGGTATTGATGATCAGGGCATTCAGCGATTATTCCAGCCGTTTACTCAGGTAAGCCGTTCTTCTGAGCATCGTTATGGCGGTACCGGATTGGGTCTGGCCATCTGTAAACGTTTGGTGAACGCCATGGGCGGGGATATCCGTGTTCACAGCTCGCTCGGCGATGGTTCCACTTTCTTTTTCAATCTGATTACCCAGATACCCGCAACACCAACACAGCTGCACGGCAACCGTGATTCACAGGATGATAAGGATGATGTCGAAACCTCTCTGACCATATTGCTGGCTGAAGACAATGCAGTAAACCAGCAGTTGATGAAAATGATGCTGAAGAAGCTTGGTCATGTGGTCCGTATTGTGGGTAATGGCTATGAAGCCCTTCAGGCAGTGGAAATGCAGCCCTATGACGCGATTCTGATGGACATCAACATGCCCGAGCTGGACGGCCGGGAAACCACTGTCAGGCTGCGTCAGATGAATCTGAAACCAGAACCTTATGTCATTGCCTATACCGCCGATGCGGTCGCAGAAAATCATCAGCATCTCAAATCCTGTGGGATGAATGACGTACTGGTGAAACCTGTACGAATGAAGGACCTCGAACGAGCGCTTCAGCGAGTCAGGAGAGCGGTTACATCAATGGAAAGCTGAACTATACTGGATTGGCCGATCACTCACTGTTAGCGGAGGCACTATCATGACTGATGTCGATCCAGAACAACTGTCTGCAGAAATTCGGACATTCATTTCCAAACGAACCAGCCTGCAGTTGGCTACCCATGACAAGCACAAGCAGTTGAACGTCAGCTATGCTCCCTTTGCGGTGATGGGAGAGCATTTTTATATATTGATCAGTCAATTGGCGCGTCATTGCGCCAATCTTCAAGAAGTACCAGAGTCGTCGATCATGTTGATTGAAGACGAGGCTCAATGCCATAACCCTTTTGCCCGCAAGCGACTCATTTATCAGGTAAGTGCGCATTCCGTTGAGCGTGGCAGCGAATTATGGGATGAAGGAATGGCCGCGCTGATTGAGCGTTTCGGGCCATTCGTCAAGCAGCTTTCGTCTTTGGGTGATTTCGAATTGTTCCAGCTGAAAGTCAAAGATGGACAGTATGTAAAAGGATTTGGCCGGGCGTTCAATCTGACCGGCAATGATCTTTCGGAAGTGGGTGATTTGATTGGTCAGGATAAAAGATCTGCCCGTTGATGATGGTGCTGGCTATTTATTCCTTATTCATTGTAATCACCCTTGGTGAAGATGGTTTTACCGGATGACAGGTCTTCAGCCAGTTTAATGGTATTGATATAACGTTGCCGGCCGATCTTCACTGTGGGAATGGTTCTCTGCTCCACCCAGCCACGAACAGTGGCCGGGGTGACACCAATGAAAAGGGATAACTGCTCCTGAGACATCACCGGTGGCAAAGCGGACAGGCGGATCGATTGTTTGGTCTCCATTTATTGACTCCTTACGAACCCAACAATTTTGACAATTCAACGTCGAGGAACAGTACCGCATCATGTTGATTGCGAAAGCCTGTTTCATGACGGAACAACTTCTTGCCATAATAAATTTCATAACACCAGGTACTGTATTTCGTCTGATAAACACGATGTTTAAAGAAATGACGAAATTTCAGGTCAATTGCTTTTCGGCCAATAATGTCCCTACCACAACAGCGACAGCGCTCAAGTCGATAAGAGCTGTAGAAATAATTCTGGTAGCGGTGACCCACCACACAACACAGTGCAAAGCAGCACGTTCGTCTTATGAACGAGCTGATTTCTGCAATGGTTGGAGTGAGAATGGCAACGTCTCGTCCTGTCAGTTTTATCATTACAGATCCCTCTCTGGTCATCGGTTGCCTTTAGAACCTCACTGAGCCACACTAAACCATATTCTGGCTTAGCCTTGATTTTAGTAATTTAAAATTAAGTTTAAAAATAATTAAACCATATAAATGTCTTATTTTTAAGAATTATCATCCATGAAAGAAGAATTTTTACAACGAGTGCGTCAGGTTCTGGACCAGGAAAATATGAAACCTGAAGAATTTGCCTTGAAAGCCGGCATGAAATATACCCGATTAAGAAATCTATTGAGCGGCCAAGGGCAACCCCGGTTGGTTGATATCAATGCGATATGTTCTGCATTTCCAGAATATTCATTTTGGCTGGTGTTCGACAAAGTGTTTCCGGAAGTTGGTCAGATCAACCCGGCAATCAAAGAAGCACAAAAACAGTATGTGATATCGCCTGAATCGTCCGAACAGGATGAATCGAAGTAGTCGGTCTGACAGAGGCTAGCTTTCCTGTTTGATCCAGTCCGCAGCGCGTTCTGCCAGCATGATGGTTGGGGCATTGGTATTGCCGCCTGGCAGAAGTGGCATGACACTGGCGTCCACGACGCGCAATCCCTCTATGCCTTTGACACGAAAATGCTGATCAACCACTGCGTCAGCATCCACTCCCATACGACAGGTCCCAACCGGATGGTAAATGCTCTCGGCCCGTTGCCTTATTGAGTCCAGTAGCACTGCATCGTCGGGATGATCCGGTAAAAACATGGAACGGCCGCGCAGATGATCCATGGCCGACTGATACACAATTTCCCGGCTCAGTTTGATACCTTTGAGCAGAACATCGATATCACGATCATCACTGAGATAGGCTGGATCGATTCTTGGAGCAGTCATTGGATGGGCATCGTAGAGTCCTACGGTGCCGCGTGAATAAGGTCTTAGCTGACAGGCATGGAGGCTGAATCCCTGGCCATAATGAAGTTTGCGGTTATGGTCATCCGCCATGGCCAGTAAGAAGTGTAATTGGATATCCGGGCGATCAAGTGCCGGGTCGGTTTTGATAAAACCGCCGGCATCTGCAATATTTGAACTGAACAGTCCCCGGCGATGGTGGATATAAGCCGGAAGTTCCGTTGCCATGCGTGCCATCCCCTGTATCCCATAACCGACCAGATGTGAATTGCTGCTGCGCCAGACAGAAATATAATCCAGGTGGTCCTGCAGGTTGGCACCTACCTGGTTCTGTTCCAGCAATACCGGAATACGGTGACGATCCAGCTCCTCTTTTGGGCCGATGCCCGATAGCATCAGTAGTTGTGGCGAATGAAATGTACCACCACAGAGAATCACCTCTTTACGGGCCGAAAAGTTTTGTCTGGAGCCTCGTTGCAAAATAACTTCCACTGCCTTGATGCCATGATTATCTGGTACCAGTCGGGCAACTCTGGCATGGGTTAGAACGGTGAGATTTTTGCGCTCCATGCAGGGTGTTAAAAATGCCCTCGCTGCACTGCATCGGATGCCTTCTGTCTGAGTAACCTGGTAGCGCCCAATGCCTAGCTGCTGATTGCCGTTGAAATCCTCGTTGATGGGATATCCACTTTGCCGGGCTGCATCGATAAAGGCATCGATCACCGGGTTCTGGTATCGAAGGTCGCTGACGGAGAGAGGCCCATCGGTTCCGTGCCAGGGTTCTCCCAAACGTTCATTGCCTTCACTGTGTTTGAACCACGGCAGTACTTCAGACCAGGCGAAGTCAGTCAATCCCAGACTGGCCCAGTCATCATAATCGTGTGGATGACCACGGGTATAGATCATTGCATTGATTGCACTGCTACCACCGAGCGCATGACCTCTGGGCTGATAACATTGCCGATGATT from Gynuella sunshinyii YC6258 carries:
- a CDS encoding GMC family oxidoreductase; the protein is MSFDYIIVGGGSAGSVLAARLSEDPGCSVLLLESGGQGNSPLIKIPLGMAVTVPTRIHNWGFQTVPQAALNHRQCYQPRGHALGGSSAINAMIYTRGHPHDYDDWASLGLTDFAWSEVLPWFKHSEGNERLGEPWHGTDGPLSVSDLRYQNPVIDAFIDAARQSGYPINEDFNGNQQLGIGRYQVTQTEGIRCSAARAFLTPCMERKNLTVLTHARVARLVPDNHGIKAVEVILQRGSRQNFSARKEVILCGGTFHSPQLLMLSGIGPKEELDRHRIPVLLEQNQVGANLQDHLDYISVWRSSNSHLVGYGIQGMARMATELPAYIHHRRGLFSSNIADAGGFIKTDPALDRPDIQLHFLLAMADDHNRKLHYGQGFSLHACQLRPYSRGTVGLYDAHPMTAPRIDPAYLSDDRDIDVLLKGIKLSREIVYQSAMDHLRGRSMFLPDHPDDAVLLDSIRQRAESIYHPVGTCRMGVDADAVVDQHFRVKGIEGLRVVDASVMPLLPGGNTNAPTIMLAERAADWIKQES